A region of Haliotis asinina isolate JCU_RB_2024 chromosome 9, JCU_Hal_asi_v2, whole genome shotgun sequence DNA encodes the following proteins:
- the LOC137295716 gene encoding prostaglandin reductase 1-like, translating into MVKAKKWILASKFDGEPKDSNFKLEEENLPALKNGEFICDAVYLSVDPYMRTRVSSVGSVVMGEQVARVTESKNKDYPVGCLVQGLLGWRSPTLVDATSKEATDAVFLSKVPDLGNLEPSVALGILGMPGMTSYFGFLELCQPKAGDIVVVNGAAGAVGSAVGQIAKIKGCKVIGFAGSKEKCDWVKSLGFDHVFNYKEQDIDKSLKEAAPDGIDCYFDNVGGNFTAKVLQHMKMFGRVSVCGGISVYNDAKPALTPDPFMTILHKQLRIEGFMVLRWRARYPEGKAQMRKWINEGRIKYTETIRQGLDNMPKTFMQLLKGANTGKMLVKV; encoded by the exons ATGGTCAAGGCAAAGAAGTGGATACTTGCTTCCAAGTTTGATGGAGAACCAAAGGACTCCAACTTCAAGCTCGAAGAGGAGAACCTGCCTGCGTTGAAAAATGGAG aatTCATCTGTGATGCAGtgtatctcagtgtggatccaTACATGAG GACGCGTGTTTCTTCTGTTGGGAGTGTCGTCATGGGCGAACAGGTAGCGAG GGTGACGGAGAGTAAAAACAAGGACTACCCCGTCGGATGTCTGGTGCAGGGTCTGTTGGGGTGGCGTTCACCTACACTGGTCGACGCTACAAGCAAGGAGGCTACTGATGCCGTATTTCTTTCCAAAGTGCCCGACCTTGGAAATCTAGAACCTTCCGTCGCACTGGGAATCTTGGGCATGCCAGG GATGACATCCTACTTCGGGTTCTTGGAGCTTTGTCAGCCAAAGGCTGGAGATATTGTAGTGGTGAACGGTGCAGCAGGGGCGGTGGGCAGTGCTGTCGGACAGATCGCCAAGATCAAG GGGTGCAAGGTGATTGGCTTTGCTGGATCAAAGGAGAAATGTGATTGGGTGAAGAGTCTTGGATTTGATCACGTGTTCAACTACAAGGAACAAGACATTGACAAGTCCCTGAAAGAGGCGGCCCCGGACGGAATTGACTGCTACTTTGATAAT GTAGGGGGAAATTTCACGGCTAAAGTTCTTCAACACATGAAAATGTTTGGTCGTGTTTCTGTTTGTGGCGGTATCTCAGTCTACAATGACGCCAAGCCAGCTCTCA CTCCAGATCCGTTCATGACAATCCTACACAAACAACTTAGAATTGAAGGCTTCATGGTGTTGCGATGGAGGGCAAGATATCCCGAAGGCAAAGCTCAAATGAGGAAATGGATAAATGAG GGAAGGATCAAGTACACAGAGACGATCAGACAAGGTCTCGACAACATGCCCAAGACCTTCATGCAGCTTCTGAAAGGAGCCAACACCGGGAAAATGCTCGTGAAGGTCTAG